In Tessaracoccus flavus, the following are encoded in one genomic region:
- a CDS encoding 3'-5' exonuclease, translating to MDHVISVGMVDVDGFRIPLGTATNFLVDPGVGVGQSAIIHQLTDDELLAKGATPEEALDRVFGRLAGRILLAHHAAIEVGFLAAAVKRLYGITIEIPVVDTLGLGHRALGFGEDHPRDALRLWKLRVRAGLPSYKGHDAVVDALACAELYLALAQELDLTTLGQAIRLS from the coding sequence GTGGACCACGTCATCTCGGTTGGCATGGTCGACGTCGACGGGTTCAGGATCCCGCTTGGAACAGCGACCAACTTCCTCGTCGACCCCGGCGTCGGAGTGGGCCAGTCCGCCATCATCCACCAGCTCACCGACGACGAACTGCTCGCCAAGGGCGCGACCCCCGAGGAAGCTCTCGATCGCGTCTTCGGGCGGCTCGCGGGGCGCATTCTCCTCGCGCATCACGCCGCCATCGAGGTCGGATTCCTGGCCGCGGCCGTGAAACGCCTCTACGGCATCACCATCGAGATACCGGTGGTTGACACCCTGGGCCTGGGGCATCGCGCCCTGGGCTTCGGCGAGGACCACCCCCGCGACGCTCTGCGCCTCTGGAAGCTGCGCGTCCGCGCGGGCCTGCCCAGTTACAAGGGGCATGACGCCGTCGTCGACGCGCTCGCCTGCGCCGAGTTGTACCTCGCGTTGGCCCAGGAGCTGGACCTGACCACGCTGGGCCAGGCGATCCGGCTGTCCTGA